CAATCTTGATCCCTGTTCATTTTGTACAATTATACAATGGCTATCATATATAGCTTATAGTTGCGCGCTACAGGTTCTATATTTCGATGGCTAAATTTGAATGAAGTTATGCTGCAGAGGCCGACTTCTTCTTTTGTCGAGGAGGTATGTGCAGCCACACCTTCATCAAGTCGTATGTAGTGAAACCAATCGCAGTCGAAGGGACAATCTGCCAACAATATTAGTCAAATCTTGTTttagcaattttgacccatttactagTAAATGGATTGATTAAGGTTATGCTTTAATTGAATAGTGAAGTCTTGAAGATGTGCTATGAACCGAAAAAGAAACATTGTGAGTATTGACCTTTAGGTAGTTTACGCTTAGGCCTGCAAATAATTGTCTCCAACCTTGTTTGGAAACAATTGTTGAAATCCCTTTCCATGTGTTCTTATGTCTAGTATTACCATCTTGCATATTTTCAACCTGAAACAATGTGTTATTGTCAAATCAAGAACAAACAACACATGAGTCGTTAAAATATTAAGATCAAAAAACAAAAACCTGCATCTGTCTCTTAGTGACGTCTAAAGGGTTTGTTATGGTTTGGCCGATTAAAGCAGCCATAGCACCACACGAGAGACTCATGACAATCGATTTATGTTGCTCCTCAGAAACATGCCTCTTTAGTTCTTCATAAACACAAAATCTCAAACCAGCATATGGTAGAATACCCATAAGAGTTGGAcctaataacaaaaatataaaaaaacaagATGACATATGAAGGTTGCAACTATTTTAAACATttattaatatagatatagatatagatatatagattttTACTATTTCTTTTGATAAACATCAATCATACCTAGGCCTCGATACAAGCCACGTACCCCAGCCTCTCTATAAACACTCGCCAACACATTTCTAGTGCTAGTGTAACGAGGCTGTGAAATAATACTATCGGAACCATTCTTTAAACTTGTTTTTGTATCCACAACCTAGAAAACAATCGACAAAAAGAATAACATGACATGAAAGCCATATCAAACAGGGCCCTGATGAATAATTTGAGATATATGAAAGCCACAAGGTGTTGGCGTATTTGTGGTGACGTGACATCCTTAAGGGAGGTCAAGGGGTTCGATTGCCAAGAGATGCAAAGATATTTCCCTCGTGGTTACCCGCCAATTAATGGGCCTCGAAGGTCTCAGATGTTTATGCGTTTGAGCTTCACCCAAGGGGGTTTCTTCCTCAGGGGCGGCAGGACTGTAATGATTCGTCCAAGGAAATGATGAGGTGGGTGGGTTCCGACATCGTGTTCGCACCCCTGCCAGTGACTCTAACCgccgtttaatttttttttttttagatatttGAAAAATAccatgtaattcataagtcatgTAAATAATAAATCACCTGATAGGCGAGTAATGTGCGAGCCAAATCCATGGGATACGTGGGCAGAATAGCAGCCGCTCCAGCAGCTGAACCGGCTAAAAGATCTACGAGAGGCGCTGATCCTAATATACTAAAGTGGCAATCTAACATTAAATATCTGAATCGCTCAAATGTCATGAAAAACAACGCTGAATATGGAACAATTCGAATAAGGCTTGCACCATTTCCTCTGTAACAACATCAAATTAGTTGTAGTCACAAATCACATCCCAGTTTTAATAAATATCAAAAAGGCAAAACTTGATACCGTACTTGTAAAATCCGGGAATCCCTTCATGTTTTAGTAGTCTTTTAAGCGATTGATACACTCCTAAGTTTTGAAAACCTGGAGTTCTTATCTGAAAACATAAACATTTTTTGTTTACCTTCACAATGTATACATACTAGTACTACAATAACAAATTTGTAATAAAAAATACGTCACCTGATATAAGATTTTAATTCTTTCAAGTGGAGCAACTGCTGTTTTAGAAATTGCACCAGCTGCACCACCAGATATTAGTTCCTTTACATACCCAGGCAATGTATCTATACTTGTACTATCAACTCTCACAAAAGAACCTTGAGAAGTAGTATCCAATTttgacattttttttaaagaatcaATTTCTaacaaaaattagaaaaaaaaaaaaaaatcaaactggGAAATTAAATCTCAAAAGAGTTGGGATCAACATTTGGACCGTTTCTTGATATTAGTTATCTTACTTGAGGTTTGTGAAAACAATACCTGCATGCCAATCATGTAAATTCATTCAACAAAATGGTAGTACTTTTTTTATCTGTTAATTCAAGTAATATTAAAATTCCTTATCAGCAAACGTTGAAGATACAATGTGGAACTTGAACCAATAATTCCTGTTGATGCATATTTCTATGATGTTGTAGTTTGACGTAGTttattaatatttactatataCTCTCTCCGTCTCATATTGCTTTAATCGTAGAAAAAATTATAGtactaaataaataattaaattaaatttcaagtttattaaaattaatattatgtaGGTATATTATGAaagaattatattatatttaactaATTAgagtttgataaaataaaattacatcaGCAGGTATGTTGCCATACAATGTGTTTCACATGAGGGTTAGAAATGGTGCATTTATTCGCTTTCGCTTTTGGCTCGACTTATGGTGCGGTACTTCTACGCTATCCTCACGTTTTAACCGGCTTTTTCACTTGGATGTTCATAAAGAAGGCACCATAGCCGATAAAGGGAGAGACGGGGACTGGAATTGGGTATGGTCTAGGGAGGACATAGGTAGCCGAAATACCCATTCTCTTGTTTTGTTGCGAGAGGAAATTAGCTCTTGTGTCCTTTCTGATCAAATCGATAAATGGCATTGTTCGTTAAATAGTGATGGCCCGTACACGGTTAAATCAGCAAGGGTTCTAATTGACAAATTTATGTTTCGTGCATCCTCCATCAACACCATTTGGTTCAAGTATCTCCCTAGGAAAGTCAACATTTTTTTGTGGCGTTTACGGCTCAATGCTCTTCCCGTACATTGGAACATTTCCACGAAACGGATAGAGATTATTTCAGTGGGTTGTCCGATATGCAGCAATGGTATTGAGACCCGGGATCAAGTTTTTTTCGAGTGTGAGTTGGCTAGACACATTTGGCATAAAGTGAAGATTTGGGTCGATTGCACGTTACCTTCATTTTCTTCATGGGATACCTTCATTACATGGCTTGAAGGAGTTCGATTAAGTACTTCATCTAAGAATCAGATCACAACAATTGTCGTGACTCTTTTATGGGCAATCTGGCGGTTTAGGAACGGCGTCGTTTTTCAAGAGTCTTTTTGTAGTAAAAGTAGTCTTTTTGATTTTATTAGAATTTTTTTCATTTCGTTTGATTAAAAGTAG
This genomic window from Rutidosis leptorrhynchoides isolate AG116_Rl617_1_P2 chromosome 2, CSIRO_AGI_Rlap_v1, whole genome shotgun sequence contains:
- the LOC139891330 gene encoding mitochondrial carrier protein CoAc1-like; translated protein: MTFERFRYLMLDCHFSILGSAPLVDLLAGSAAGAAAILPTYPMDLARTLLAYQVVDTKTSLKNGSDSIISQPRYTSTRNVLASVYREAGVRGLYRGLGPTLMGILPYAGLRFCVYEELKRHVSEEQHKSIVMSLSCGAMAALIGQTITNPLDVTKRQMQVENMQDGNTRHKNTWKGISTIVSKQGWRQLFAGLSVNYLKIVPSTAIGFTTYDLMKVWLHIPPRQKKKSASAA